The following proteins are encoded in a genomic region of Montipora foliosa isolate CH-2021 chromosome 8, ASM3666993v2, whole genome shotgun sequence:
- the LOC138012799 gene encoding transmembrane ascorbate-dependent reductase CYB561-like, translated as MAPIHDRESMGSPFVFIVSVASIQVLGILAMVLTGVWMGKYLGGFAWDGSDKEFNYHPLCMVISMVFLYSEAMIVYRVFRHENKLFVKLVHFGLQLVVFAIAVWGLKAVFDFHNHNNIPNLYSLHSWCGLITVILFSSQLLVGFVSFLFPKLPDVPRAEYLKVHVFFGVLIFALAVGTCLLGINEKLFFTKVYAKLPAQAKLGNVLGLTLVVLAGIVVFVVTNSAFKRSNTEESERVSLIDNED; from the exons ATGGCTCCTATTCATGATCGCGAATCAATGGGTTCGCCTTTCGTGTTTATTGTGTCGGTTGCTTCCATTCAAGTCCTAGGAATTTTGGCGATGGTTTTGACAGGCGTTTGGATGGGAAAGTATCTGGGCGGGTTTGCATGGGATGGCTCAGACAAGGAATTCAACTACCATCCCTTGTGTATGGTTATCAGTATGGTCTTTTTGTACAGTGAAG cCATGATTGTTTACCGTGTTTTCCGCCATGAAAACAAGCTCTTTGTGAAATTGGTGCATTTTGGTCTCCAGCTGGTAGTGTTTGCCATTGCTGTTTGGGGTTTAAAGGCAGTGTTTGATTTTCATAATCATAACAATATTCCCAACTTATACAGTCTACACAGTTGGTGTGGTTTGATTACTGTCATCCTGTTTTCGTCTCAG CTTTTAGTTGGTTTTGTGAGCTTTCTCTTCCCCAAATTGCCTGATGTCCCACGAGCTGAATATCTGAAGGTGCATGTGTTCTTTGGTGTGTTGATTTTCGCACTAGCTGTTGGAACCTGTCTTTTGGGGATCAATGAAAAGCTCTTCTTCACAAA GGTTTATGCCAAATTGCCAGCCCAAGCAAAGTTGGGCAATGTGTTGGGGCTTACTCTAGTCGTTCTAGCTGGGATTGTGGTGTTTGTTGTCACAAACTCAGCATTCAAAAGATCCAACACAGAAGAGTCTGAGCGAGTATCATTAATAGATAACGAGGATTAA
- the LOC138012798 gene encoding neuropeptide FF receptor 2-like, which produces MVGTNLNSNSSYYIQYLPTEAAFQASSLIVIMLVAITANTMNIIVVYRNSNMQTPRYMFIMNLAVGDLGVTLLSMPFSLVTCIARKWIMSDSLCKLHGFLGSFFFCVSIFTLTIMSIEQYQALVRPLSRSITIKRAWYMIASMWIISAMLSMGPLLGWGHFNYNSTTLSCGVAYPVSTFDRLYLLILVLLAYVIPLLSMAYAYMRILFAVRKHTDRISRYTTGGLEVMRLQRRITYTLLLVLLVFLLCWLPFVCLIVLATRNTRVTDIPYGLGVAAYWCGFFNSSVNPIIFVIRNDRFREGYRDILREVWYGFQCKRPPELKTSQQKKTCYVDKYSGEMKDKSHVMLRAKPFLTPVQDVELISDHNNEDSV; this is translated from the coding sequence ATGGTGGGCACAAACTTAAACAGTAATTCAAGCTATTATATTCAGTATCTTCCGACGGAGGCAGCCTTTCAGGCTTCGTCCTTAATAGTGATAATGTTGGTGGCCATTACAGCAAATACTATGAACATCATTGTTGTGTACAGAAACTCGAATATGCAGACACCGCGATATATGTTTATTATGAATCTGGCGGTTGGCGATTTAGGAGTAACATTGTTATCGATGCCGTTTTCTCTTGTTACTTGTATTGCTCGCAAATGGATAATGAGTGATTCGTTGTGCAAACTTCATGGATTCCTTGGTTCGTTTTTCTTCTGTGTTTCAATCTTTACGCTGACTATAATGAGCATCGAGCAGTATCAGGCCCTGGTGAGGCCTCTGTCTCGCTCGATTACGATAAAAAGAGCTTGGTACATGATCGCTTCCATGTGGATCATTTCAGCAATGCTATCAATGGGACCACTGCTCGGCTGGGGACACTTcaactacaattccactacgtTGTCATGTGGGGTAGCATACCCAGTATCGACCTTCGACAGGCTTTACCTATTAATCCTTGTCCTATTGGCGTATGTCATCCCTCTTTTGAGTATGGCCTACGCTTACATGAGGATCTTGTTCGCGGTTCGCAAGCACACTGACAGAATTTCGAGATATACAACAGGAGGGCTTGAAGTTATGAGGCTGCAACGTCGAATAACGTACACCCTCTTGCTTGTGTTGCTGGTATTTTTACTCTGTTGGCTTCCTTTTGTGTGTTTAATTGTTCTGGCCACGCGCAACACTAGAGTAACAGATATTCCGTATGGACTTGGCGTAGCTGCTTATTGGTGTGggttcttcaattcatctgttAACCCGATTATATTTGTAATCAGGAATGATCGCTTCCGTGAAGGATATCGCGATATTTTACGTGAAGTATGGTACGGTTTTCAATGCAAGCGTCCTCCAGAATTGAAAACATCACAACAGAAAAAAACGTGCTATGTAGATAAATATTCCGGGGAAATGAAGGACAAATCGCATGTTATGTTAAGAGCCAAGCCTTTCTTGACACCCGTCCAAGATGTTGAGTTAATTTCAGACCATAATAATGAAGATAGCGTGTGA